ACGTCGGCTCCTGAGCGCCAGCCATGCAAATTGCGGTGGTCTGACAAGGCGTTTCGGCAATGGTCCCGCGACCGCCGACGGATCAATTATCCGGAGCGGCCAGGAAGCGGCCCGGAACGCCAAGCTGGAGGTCAATGCCATGAACATGTCGAACCTCATCGGACTTGCCCATATGGGCGCCCTCGCCCTGCTCGGCTTGGCGGTGGTGCTGTCCTAGAAGGCGCGCGAATGGATCGCTCTGGGCGATCCTGTTTCAATCAAACTCTGCTGTCGGGAGGTCAGGGGCTGAAAGTGGCCCTACCTGGGCGCTCGTGAGCCTGCCTGGCTGGCGAAAAAACTACGCCAAGCACGTTTATATGGGCTGAACGAACATGCTTAAGCGACCGTGGACAAGAGGTTGAGATTCTGATCACTCGCGGTCCTAACCGCCTGTTGAAGCGGTTTGCCATTGATTAACCAAGGCACCGCTAGGCTGCCCGGGTCTCGAAATCATCGCCCGTCTACTGCGCCATGTGCCGCCGCCAAAGCCTGCTCGTCGTCCTCCTCGCCATCCTGGCGCAGCCGGTGCCAACAATGTCGGCGTCGGCCGATTTCCAGGATGGTTTGCAGTCCTACTACCGGATGAGCTTTTCCAGGGCGCTCTCCGTCTGGCGCCCGCTCGCCGAAGACGGCGATCCAAAAGCCCAGTACCAGCTAGGCGTCATGTACTACCGCGGCGAGGGCGTGCGCCAGAGCTATGACGAGGCCGCCGAGTGGTACCGGCGCGCCGCGGAAGGTGGCGACGCCGACGCTCAGTTCAACCTGGGACTGATGTATGCCAACGGTATCGGGCTCGACCGGGACTATGTCTCGGCCCATGTCTGGTTCACCCTGGCGGCATCGACCTACGCCCATCGCCAGCGCGAGACCTGGGCGATCGCGGATCCCCACTGGGCCGCCCGAAATCGGGACTGGGCCGCCAGCAAGCTCTCGACCGAGCAGCTCGCGACCGCCCGCCGGCGCATCAGCGCCCTGCGGTCCCGGCTCCCGGGCTGATCGACCTACTTGGTGCCGTAGAGGCGGTCCCCGGCGTCTCCCAGGCCGGGGACGATATAGCCGTGATCGTTCAGGCGCTCGTCGATCGACCCCGTGAAGATCGGGATTTCCGGATGCTCTGCCGCTAAGGCGGCGATCCCCTCGGGGGCCGCCAGGAGACAGACGTACTTGATG
The Kiloniellales bacterium genome window above contains:
- a CDS encoding tetratricopeptide repeat protein, which produces MSASADFQDGLQSYYRMSFSRALSVWRPLAEDGDPKAQYQLGVMYYRGEGVRQSYDEAAEWYRRAAEGGDADAQFNLGLMYANGIGLDRDYVSAHVWFTLAASTYAHRQRETWAIADPHWAARNRDWAASKLSTEQLATARRRISALRSRLPG